The following are encoded in a window of Candidatus Polarisedimenticolia bacterium genomic DNA:
- a CDS encoding rhodanese-like domain-containing protein: MSKDPGSSHSVAGVGPEEAERRVREQRVRVLDVRTPEEYRDLGHIPGAILLPVDLIAAAPATLPLEGKPLLVCCEHGVRSAAAARFLIAAGFEGVLNLSGGLSRWRGPREFSSGDPCHPAGPSSWLVKNARLLPAGGNALDVACGAGRNALLLAAAGFRVRAVDRDERKIQSLDRTARKLGLPLSAEVLDLESATTDLGDSVYDLVLVTRYLHRPLFPALIRALRRGGLLLYETFTEEHGRRGGPPTCPDFLLETGELRRLAAPLEVLREREGEFDGGMVAGIAARRR, translated from the coding sequence ATGTCGAAAGATCCCGGCTCTTCTCATTCCGTGGCGGGCGTCGGGCCGGAGGAGGCGGAGCGTCGCGTCCGGGAGCAGCGCGTGAGGGTCCTGGACGTCCGCACGCCCGAGGAGTACCGGGATCTGGGGCACATCCCGGGAGCGATCCTCCTGCCCGTCGATCTAATCGCCGCGGCGCCCGCGACGCTCCCGCTTGAGGGGAAGCCCCTTCTGGTCTGTTGCGAGCACGGAGTGCGGAGCGCCGCGGCGGCGCGCTTCCTGATCGCGGCCGGCTTCGAGGGAGTGCTGAATCTCTCGGGAGGGCTGTCGCGGTGGCGCGGGCCGCGGGAGTTCTCTTCCGGCGATCCCTGTCATCCCGCCGGCCCGTCCTCCTGGCTCGTGAAGAATGCGCGCCTGCTGCCGGCGGGCGGCAACGCCCTCGACGTCGCCTGCGGCGCGGGCCGCAACGCGCTGCTGCTGGCCGCCGCGGGCTTCCGAGTTCGGGCGGTGGATCGGGACGAGCGCAAGATCCAATCCCTCGATCGGACGGCTCGGAAGCTGGGACTGCCGCTGTCGGCGGAGGTTCTCGATCTCGAAAGCGCGACCACCGATCTCGGGGACTCCGTCTACGATCTCGTTCTGGTCACCCGCTACCTGCACCGGCCTCTTTTCCCGGCCTTGATCCGGGCGCTGCGCCGGGGCGGCCTGTTGCTCTACGAGACGTTCACCGAGGAGCACGGCCGGCGCGGAGGCCCTCCCACCTGTCCCGACTTCCTTCTGGAAACCGGAGAGCTTCGCCGGCTCGCGGCGCCTCTGGAGGTTCTCCGGGAAAGGGAAGGGGAGTTCGACGGAGGAATGGTCGCCGGGATCGCGGCCCGCCGGCGGTAG
- a CDS encoding sigma-70 family RNA polymerase sigma factor, with amino-acid sequence MAEKDQEALSILYERYRRVVFGLSVGILRDRTDAEEVVADVFFQAWRGAGGYDRLRGSVSSWLVMLCRSRSIDRLRARGRRESGRERLQVQGTEGTPAERREAGAEELMEMQLKKKRITDALGALPLEQRRALELAFYGGLSHSEVAVELGEPLGTIKSRIRQALSHLREGLEKETKA; translated from the coding sequence ATGGCGGAAAAGGACCAGGAAGCTCTTTCGATCCTCTATGAGCGCTACCGAAGGGTCGTCTTCGGCCTTTCTGTGGGAATCCTGAGGGATCGAACCGACGCCGAGGAGGTCGTCGCCGACGTCTTCTTCCAGGCGTGGCGCGGAGCGGGCGGATACGATCGCCTGCGGGGATCGGTGTCCAGCTGGCTCGTCATGCTCTGCCGGAGCCGCTCGATCGACCGGCTGCGGGCGCGCGGCAGGCGCGAGAGCGGCCGGGAGAGGCTGCAGGTGCAGGGCACGGAGGGGACCCCGGCGGAACGGCGCGAAGCGGGGGCGGAGGAGCTGATGGAGATGCAGCTCAAGAAGAAGCGCATCACCGACGCGCTCGGGGCGCTTCCGCTCGAGCAGCGCCGCGCCCTCGAGCTCGCCTTCTACGGAGGGCTGAGCCATTCGGAGGTGGCCGTCGAGCTGGGTGAGCCGCTCGGAACGATCAAGAGCAGGATCCGCCAGGCCCTCTCCCATCTCCGGGAAGGACTGGAGAAGGAGACAAAGGCATGA
- a CDS encoding long-chain fatty acid--CoA ligase, whose translation MEIRVLGDILTQLERDHPRSDLFRYKSAGSWHDISTEDFFSTVRSLALGLETLGVVKGERVAILSENRPEWTAFDHALLSLGAVVVPIYASLLTEQVRFILENSEARAVVVSGAAQLGKLRPALPSLPALAQILILDAGETPPGDAVSWTAVLAAGEAAHRAEPERFEARRAAIRPEDPASILYTSGTTGEPKGVVLTHGNFAFNVNATLKLIPFSSDDVTLSFLPLTHVFERMVEFAYLSAGASIAYAESIEAVPQNMAEVRPTVVSSVPRFFEKAHDRIVSNVRSLPWPRRLLAGLLLREARRRARALLEKHPVPPLARLLHPLADRRIFAPIREKMGGRIRFFVSGGAPLAPRIAEFFYAAGIPILEGYGLTETSPVVAVNTLEKIRLGTVGPVIPGVEVRIAEDGEILVRGPNVMQGYFRNEAATREAMKDGWFHTGDIGVIDPDGFLRITDRKKEVLKTSGGKMVAPQPLENLLKSDRAISQAVVLGDRRKFVSALIVPDFDWLASFARAKQISTRSLDELLRDPRVLDLYRARIRAKMAGLPSYETVKKFRLLPRELSQEAGELTPTLKVKRRVIEQKYADLIESIYKE comes from the coding sequence GTGGAGATCCGGGTTCTGGGCGACATCCTGACGCAGCTGGAGCGGGATCACCCGCGGAGCGATCTCTTCCGCTACAAGTCGGCCGGCTCGTGGCACGACATCTCCACCGAGGATTTCTTCTCGACGGTCAGGTCCCTCGCCCTGGGGCTCGAGACGCTCGGAGTCGTGAAGGGGGAGCGCGTCGCGATCCTGTCCGAAAACCGGCCCGAGTGGACCGCCTTCGATCACGCGCTGCTCAGCCTGGGCGCCGTCGTGGTGCCGATCTACGCGTCGCTTCTCACCGAGCAGGTCCGCTTCATCCTGGAGAACAGCGAGGCGCGCGCGGTGGTCGTCTCCGGAGCCGCCCAGCTGGGGAAGCTGCGCCCCGCCCTGCCCTCCCTTCCCGCTCTCGCGCAGATCCTCATCCTGGACGCCGGCGAGACGCCGCCGGGGGACGCCGTTTCCTGGACGGCGGTCCTGGCGGCGGGCGAGGCGGCGCATCGAGCGGAGCCGGAGCGGTTCGAGGCCCGCCGCGCGGCGATCCGGCCGGAGGATCCGGCGAGCATCCTCTACACCTCGGGGACCACCGGGGAGCCGAAGGGAGTGGTGCTCACGCACGGCAACTTCGCCTTCAACGTCAACGCGACGCTCAAGCTGATCCCCTTCTCCTCGGACGACGTCACCCTGTCGTTCCTGCCGCTGACGCACGTCTTCGAGCGCATGGTGGAATTCGCCTATTTGTCGGCGGGAGCGAGCATCGCCTACGCGGAGTCGATCGAGGCGGTTCCCCAGAACATGGCCGAGGTGCGCCCGACCGTGGTGTCGAGCGTCCCGCGCTTCTTCGAGAAAGCCCACGACCGTATCGTCTCCAACGTCCGCTCCTTGCCCTGGCCGCGCCGGCTCCTCGCCGGGCTCCTGCTGCGGGAGGCGCGCCGCCGGGCGCGCGCCCTGCTGGAGAAGCACCCGGTGCCGCCCCTCGCTCGCCTGCTCCATCCCCTCGCCGATCGCCGCATCTTCGCTCCCATCCGGGAGAAGATGGGCGGGCGGATCCGGTTCTTCGTCTCGGGCGGCGCCCCGCTCGCCCCGCGCATCGCCGAGTTTTTCTACGCCGCCGGGATCCCGATCCTCGAGGGGTACGGCTTGACGGAAACCTCGCCGGTCGTCGCCGTCAACACGCTGGAAAAGATCCGTCTCGGCACGGTCGGCCCGGTGATCCCGGGCGTGGAAGTCCGGATCGCCGAGGACGGCGAGATCCTGGTCCGCGGCCCCAACGTGATGCAGGGCTACTTCCGGAACGAGGCGGCGACCCGGGAGGCGATGAAGGACGGTTGGTTCCACACGGGGGACATCGGCGTCATCGATCCCGACGGCTTCCTGCGGATCACCGACCGCAAGAAGGAGGTTCTCAAGACGTCCGGAGGCAAGATGGTCGCCCCCCAGCCTCTGGAGAACCTCCTGAAGTCCGACCGGGCGATCAGCCAGGCGGTCGTCCTGGGAGACCGTCGCAAGTTCGTCTCGGCCTTGATCGTTCCCGATTTCGACTGGCTTGCCTCCTTCGCCCGCGCCAAGCAGATCTCCACCAGGAGCCTGGACGAGCTCCTGCGCGATCCCCGCGTCCTCGATCTCTACCGCGCCCGGATCCGCGCGAAGATGGCGGGGCTGCCGTCCTACGAGACGGTGAAGAAATTCCGGCTCCTTCCCCGGGAGCTTTCCCAGGAGGCGGGCGAGCTGACCCCGACCTTGAAGGTGAAGCGGCGGGTCATCGAGCAGAAGTACGCGGATTTGATCGAATCGATCTACAAGGAGTGA
- a CDS encoding OsmC family protein, which yields MPTRHSSAVWKGGLKSGKGLVTVGKGIFEGAYSFPSRFEEGEGTNPEELIAAAHAGCLSMALAAGLERAGTPATQISTRASASLDKVGEGFRITKMRLEVRGKVPGIDAHAFQEAAEKAKEGCPVSNALKNNVVFELDAKLEN from the coding sequence ATGCCCACTCGCCATTCAAGCGCCGTCTGGAAAGGCGGCCTCAAGTCCGGAAAGGGACTCGTCACGGTCGGAAAAGGCATCTTCGAAGGGGCCTATTCCTTCCCCTCCCGTTTCGAGGAGGGCGAGGGGACGAACCCCGAAGAGCTGATTGCGGCTGCGCATGCCGGCTGCCTCAGCATGGCTCTGGCTGCCGGGCTGGAGCGCGCCGGCACTCCGGCGACCCAGATTTCGACGCGAGCCTCGGCGTCCCTTGACAAGGTCGGGGAGGGATTCCGCATCACCAAGATGCGGCTGGAGGTCCGGGGGAAGGTGCCGGGGATCGACGCTCACGCCTTCCAGGAGGCCGCGGAGAAGGCGAAGGAAGGATGCCCCGTGTCCAACGCCCTCAAGAACAACGTCGTCTTCGAGCTGGACGCGAAGCTCGAAAACTGA
- a CDS encoding class I SAM-dependent methyltransferase produces MESKLLDMRECARREFREIHSEMLRLSLLQQPSWFRPLLHRSRRLKSYTGHDHWSRAWEYPWAILAADLGGRPLRVADIGGGGSPFALYLARHGHDCSVVDPSLNEGAGCVYDQRKSLGANLRSMSKKVLFRAAGINSVWGLPEAGGDDRIRYHADPAEALPFPDGHFDRVFCLSVIEHIPSELWAGCVKEFQRVLRPGGRLVITQDMTPEEANARVYLKLVEACSLELVGDPHYPVPLDPGQQRLRHPGQGYETIGLVWRS; encoded by the coding sequence TTGGAGTCGAAATTGCTCGACATGCGGGAATGTGCCCGGCGGGAATTCCGGGAGATCCACAGCGAGATGCTCCGCCTGTCGCTGCTCCAACAGCCGTCGTGGTTCCGGCCGCTGCTCCACCGGAGCCGCCGTCTCAAGAGCTACACGGGACACGATCACTGGTCCCGGGCCTGGGAGTATCCGTGGGCGATCCTGGCGGCCGATCTGGGCGGCCGGCCCTTGAGGGTGGCGGACATCGGGGGCGGCGGCAGTCCTTTCGCGCTCTATCTGGCCCGGCACGGCCACGACTGCTCGGTCGTCGACCCTTCGCTGAACGAAGGGGCGGGATGCGTCTACGACCAGCGAAAGAGCCTCGGCGCGAACCTCCGCTCGATGAGCAAGAAAGTCCTGTTCCGCGCCGCCGGAATCAACTCGGTCTGGGGACTCCCCGAGGCGGGCGGCGACGATCGCATCCGGTATCACGCCGATCCGGCCGAGGCCCTGCCCTTTCCCGACGGCCATTTCGATCGCGTCTTCTGCCTGAGCGTCATCGAACACATTCCCTCCGAGCTCTGGGCCGGATGCGTGAAGGAGTTCCAAAGGGTTCTGCGCCCGGGCGGCCGGCTCGTGATCACGCAGGACATGACGCCCGAGGAGGCCAACGCGCGCGTCTATCTGAAGCTGGTGGAGGCTTGCTCCCTCGAGCTCGTCGGCGACCCCCATTATCCGGTCCCTCTCGACCCGGGACAGCAGAGGCTCCGGCATCCCGGACAGGGATACGAGACGATCGGCCTCGTCTGGCGGAGCTGA
- a CDS encoding tetratricopeptide repeat protein encodes MQPHPFRRIIALALLTASATGSMLLARPAVSSPAEAQIGAARARIASGRPDVKTYQALAIGLTRRARETGDVSLYSEASEALSEASSREPGNPITQRISAWVALGRHEFAKTYTMTRRYARKHPDDAWNFSVMGDALMELGRPRRAEKAYQAMVDLRPGPSSYCRVAYLREARGDLEGAAELLEMSLQSTPLSETEDRAWLLVQLGHLWQEQGDLAGAEERLRQALSLFPGYHYALAALAAIALETQRPAEAALLARQAIDAAPYAERYLLLADSLRALGREEEARRAEARFEGIALANRDLPDNENHDLVLFYLERRPDPPRALAIARHEAAIREDVPTMDRLAWALHRNGRTGKARRLLKRVAGTGTRDPLVLSHLRLIGESR; translated from the coding sequence ATGCAGCCGCATCCGTTCCGAAGAATCATCGCGCTCGCTCTTCTCACGGCTTCCGCGACCGGCTCCATGCTTCTGGCGCGGCCCGCCGTTTCCAGCCCAGCCGAGGCGCAGATCGGCGCCGCCCGGGCGAGAATCGCGTCCGGAAGACCGGACGTCAAGACCTACCAGGCGCTGGCCATCGGGTTGACGCGCCGGGCGCGCGAGACCGGAGACGTCTCCCTTTACTCCGAGGCGTCGGAGGCTCTGAGCGAGGCTTCGAGCCGGGAACCGGGCAATCCGATCACCCAGCGGATTTCGGCCTGGGTCGCCCTCGGCCGTCACGAGTTTGCGAAGACCTACACGATGACCCGCCGCTACGCGCGAAAACATCCGGATGACGCCTGGAACTTCAGCGTGATGGGGGACGCGCTCATGGAGCTGGGACGCCCGCGCCGGGCCGAGAAGGCTTATCAGGCCATGGTCGACTTGCGTCCCGGCCCCTCGTCCTACTGCCGTGTCGCTTATCTGAGAGAGGCGCGCGGCGATCTGGAGGGGGCTGCCGAGCTGCTGGAGATGTCGCTGCAGTCCACCCCCCTTTCCGAGACGGAGGATCGAGCGTGGCTCCTGGTCCAGCTCGGGCATCTTTGGCAGGAGCAGGGAGATCTCGCCGGCGCCGAGGAGAGGCTGCGCCAAGCTCTCAGCCTCTTCCCCGGCTATCACTACGCGCTCGCGGCGCTCGCGGCCATCGCCCTGGAGACCCAGCGACCCGCCGAGGCCGCGCTCCTGGCCCGGCAGGCGATCGACGCGGCGCCTTACGCCGAGCGCTACCTCCTGCTGGCTGACAGCCTGCGGGCCCTGGGACGGGAGGAGGAGGCGCGGCGCGCGGAGGCACGGTTCGAGGGGATCGCCCTGGCGAACCGCGACCTCCCTGACAACGAGAACCACGATCTCGTCCTTTTCTATCTCGAGCGCAGGCCCGACCCGCCGCGCGCGCTCGCCATCGCGCGTCACGAAGCGGCGATCCGCGAGGACGTCCCGACGATGGATCGCCTCGCCTGGGCGCTGCACCGGAACGGCAGGACCGGAAAGGCCAGGCGGCTGCTGAAACGGGTCGCCGGCACCGGGACCCGTGACCCTCTGGTCCTGAGCCATCTCCGGCTGATCGGCGAGAGCCGCTGA
- a CDS encoding lipase maturation factor family protein, with protein sequence MTRGEPSSYWLTRFFILRLLGLVYLVAFLGLALQLVPLLGEHGLLPIGLFLGRAEAAYGSRLGGFLQFPSVFWLASSDRILLGGAWLGAALSLAVLLGYANGIMLAILWALYLSFVHVGQDWYGYGWEIQLLETGFLAIFLCPLLDGRPFPRREPAAPVLWLFRWLAFRIMLGAGLIKLRGDSCWRDLTCLDYHYETQPIPNPLSRTLHFMPRGFQKLGVLFNHLNELVAPWFVFGPRLARHAAGCLLVAFQITLILSGNLSFLNYLTIIPILACFDDSLFRRVVPARLAEKAAHSAARAEASPAQRVAAVALVALVAVLSIDPIRNLLSSRQAMNTSFNRLDLVNTYGAFGSVGRERNEIVFEGTKDPILTDQTVWREYEFKCKPGDPKRRPCIVSPYHYRLDWQIWFAAMSRPERYPWTIHLIWKLLHNDPETLGLLAGNPFPESPPRWIRAVLYRYRFAPPGDPEGGWWRRTLLGAWIQPLQSEDPRLRRFLAAHGWLDPEEGEP encoded by the coding sequence TTGACGCGGGGCGAGCCCTCCTCGTACTGGCTCACCCGGTTCTTTATCCTGCGTCTGCTCGGTCTCGTCTACCTGGTCGCGTTTCTGGGCCTCGCGCTTCAGCTCGTCCCTCTGTTGGGAGAGCATGGTCTCTTGCCGATCGGCCTCTTCCTCGGCCGGGCGGAAGCCGCGTACGGAAGCCGTCTGGGGGGATTCCTCCAGTTCCCCAGCGTCTTCTGGCTCGCCTCCTCCGATCGAATCCTGCTCGGCGGGGCCTGGCTGGGCGCCGCGCTCTCGCTGGCCGTGCTTCTCGGATACGCCAACGGGATCATGCTGGCGATCCTGTGGGCCCTCTACCTCTCGTTCGTCCACGTCGGCCAGGACTGGTACGGCTACGGCTGGGAGATTCAGCTCCTCGAGACCGGCTTTCTGGCCATCTTTCTCTGCCCGCTGCTGGACGGGCGCCCCTTTCCGCGGCGCGAGCCGGCGGCCCCCGTGCTCTGGCTCTTCCGGTGGCTGGCGTTCCGCATCATGCTTGGCGCCGGCCTGATCAAGCTGCGCGGCGATTCCTGCTGGAGGGATTTGACCTGCCTCGATTATCACTACGAGACGCAGCCGATCCCCAATCCGCTGAGCCGGACGCTGCACTTCATGCCCCGCGGATTCCAGAAGCTGGGAGTGCTGTTCAATCACCTCAACGAGCTGGTCGCTCCGTGGTTCGTCTTCGGCCCGCGCCTCGCGCGGCATGCCGCCGGCTGCCTTCTGGTCGCCTTCCAGATCACGCTGATTCTCAGCGGCAACCTCTCCTTCCTGAACTACCTCACGATCATCCCGATCCTGGCCTGCTTCGACGATTCCTTGTTTCGCAGGGTCGTTCCGGCGCGGCTGGCGGAGAAGGCGGCGCACTCCGCGGCGCGGGCGGAGGCCTCCCCGGCGCAGCGCGTCGCGGCCGTCGCGCTGGTGGCGCTGGTCGCCGTCCTGAGCATCGATCCCATCCGCAATCTCCTGTCCTCCCGTCAGGCGATGAACACCTCCTTCAACCGCCTCGATCTCGTGAACACCTACGGCGCCTTCGGCAGCGTCGGCCGTGAGCGGAACGAGATCGTCTTCGAAGGCACGAAGGATCCGATCCTCACCGACCAGACGGTCTGGAGGGAATACGAATTCAAGTGCAAGCCCGGGGATCCAAAGCGCCGTCCGTGCATCGTCTCCCCGTACCATTACCGCCTGGACTGGCAGATATGGTTCGCCGCGATGTCGCGGCCGGAGCGCTATCCATGGACGATTCACCTGATCTGGAAGCTCCTTCACAACGATCCGGAGACCCTGGGCCTGCTCGCGGGGAATCCCTTTCCCGAGTCGCCCCCGCGCTGGATTCGGGCCGTCCTGTATCGCTACCGGTTCGCTCCGCCGGGCGATCCCGAGGGAGGCTGGTGGCGGCGGACCCTTCTCGGGGCGTGGATTCAGCCGCTGCAGTCGGAGGATCCGCGCCTGCGCCGTTTTCTCGCGGCGCACGGCTGGCTCGATCCGGAGGAAGGAGAACCGTAA
- a CDS encoding FKBP-type peptidyl-prolyl cis-trans isomerase produces MKPTVGSLVLTAILALFGCGSGSHSTKGSDPKTEQDKTFYALGLLVGANLTQFSLTPEEMEFVSKGVADAAAHAKPQVDLHVYGPKVQELMKARAGASLAAEKQKAAAFREGAAKEEGAQKSPSGLVYRTLKPGTGATPTMTDTVKVHYQGALPDGTVFDSSIQRGQPVEFPLNAVIPCWTEGVQKMKVGEKAKLICPSEIAYGDQGRPPQIPGGATLVFEVELLDIVKKQ; encoded by the coding sequence ATGAAACCCACCGTCGGCTCGCTGGTCCTCACGGCGATCCTTGCCCTCTTTGGATGCGGATCCGGCTCGCATAGCACGAAGGGTTCGGATCCGAAAACGGAGCAGGACAAGACCTTCTACGCTCTCGGCCTTCTGGTTGGCGCCAATCTGACCCAGTTTTCGCTCACGCCCGAGGAGATGGAGTTCGTCAGCAAAGGCGTGGCGGACGCCGCCGCCCATGCCAAGCCCCAGGTCGATCTCCATGTCTACGGCCCCAAAGTCCAGGAGCTGATGAAGGCGCGGGCCGGAGCCTCGCTGGCCGCCGAAAAACAGAAAGCCGCCGCCTTCCGCGAAGGCGCTGCGAAGGAGGAGGGCGCGCAGAAAAGCCCGTCGGGCCTCGTCTACCGGACGCTCAAGCCGGGCACCGGCGCGACTCCCACGATGACCGACACGGTCAAAGTCCATTATCAAGGCGCGCTCCCGGACGGCACGGTCTTCGACAGCTCGATTCAGCGCGGCCAGCCGGTGGAGTTTCCGCTGAACGCCGTCATTCCCTGCTGGACGGAAGGGGTCCAGAAAATGAAGGTGGGGGAGAAGGCCAAGCTGATCTGTCCTTCGGAAATCGCCTACGGCGATCAGGGACGTCCGCCTCAGATTCCCGGCGGGGCGACGCTGGTCTTCGAGGTCGAGCTGCTGGACATCGTCAAGAAGCAGTGA
- a CDS encoding TIGR01777 family oxidoreductase, which yields MRVLISGSSGLVGSALRQSLAAAGDEAIRLIRPGAKAEGPSVSWDPEAGRLDAAALEGLDAVVHLAGENIAEGRWTEAKKRRIRRSRVEGTRLLSEALVSLARPPRVLLSASAIGYYGDRGAEVLTENSPPGSGFLPEVCQAWEKATEAAARKGIRVVCARFGVILSPAGGALKKMLVPFRLGMGGVVGSGDQQMSWISLQDAVGAIQHALRTEALSGPLNTVAPQPVTNRAFTRVLASVLSRPAVFPVPAFAIRLLFGEMGDAALLASVRVKPERLQASGYRYRHSDLETALRDLLDRSKPR from the coding sequence ATGAGAGTGCTGATATCGGGATCGAGCGGCCTGGTGGGTTCGGCCCTGAGGCAGTCCCTCGCCGCCGCGGGGGACGAAGCGATCCGGCTTATCCGTCCCGGCGCCAAGGCGGAAGGCCCCTCCGTTTCGTGGGATCCTGAAGCGGGGCGCCTGGATGCCGCCGCGCTCGAGGGGCTCGACGCCGTCGTGCACCTGGCCGGAGAGAATATCGCCGAGGGGCGCTGGACCGAGGCCAAGAAGCGCCGCATCCGTCGCAGCCGCGTCGAGGGGACCCGGCTGCTTTCCGAGGCGCTGGTGAGCCTCGCGCGGCCGCCGCGCGTCCTGCTCTCCGCTTCGGCGATCGGATATTACGGCGATCGCGGGGCGGAAGTCCTCACCGAGAACAGCCCCCCGGGGAGCGGCTTCCTGCCCGAGGTCTGTCAGGCGTGGGAGAAAGCCACCGAGGCGGCGGCGCGCAAGGGGATCCGCGTCGTCTGTGCGCGATTCGGAGTCATTCTCTCTCCGGCGGGCGGCGCCCTGAAGAAAATGCTGGTTCCCTTCCGCCTGGGAATGGGAGGCGTGGTCGGCTCCGGGGACCAGCAGATGAGCTGGATTTCCCTGCAGGACGCCGTCGGCGCCATCCAGCACGCTCTGCGCACCGAAGCCCTGTCCGGGCCGCTGAACACCGTGGCTCCCCAGCCGGTCACCAACCGCGCATTCACCCGGGTTCTCGCGTCGGTTCTCAGCCGGCCCGCCGTCTTTCCCGTTCCGGCCTTCGCCATCCGCTTGTTGTTCGGCGAGATGGGGGACGCGGCCCTCCTGGCCAGCGTCCGGGTGAAGCCGGAGAGGCTGCAAGCCTCCGGCTACCGCTACCGGCATTCCGATCTGGAGACGGCGTTGCGGGATCTTCTGGACCGCTCGAAACCGCGCTGA
- a CDS encoding DUF4331 domain-containing protein — MSLATRSRLLVLTLLLLAHGSLQAASHREAPLTAIDRTADITDFYAFVSYDKPEEGAKRVTLILCVDPFLEPANGPNYFPFDDNILYAIHVDNNNDAVEDVSFEFRFKTEQRLPGVPVGFAGAGGGIAAPSNSPAPVAPGTALIPPAITALDGPGSEGLGLRQSYSVSMVLGSGRSAVRLPLGGAGGRRLYAVPSNVGPRTMPDYPALFAQGIYELEGGVKVFAGTTDDAFWIDLGAAFDSLNFRVLPGTDVEGNGGYGSTGIPAVMTDLQDRAAANFVTDSVSGYNVNTIAVEVPIPQLTRTRAAVSPETAAATLGTWGSTSRPAVTVRSSSRPEAGHGTFKQVQRMGNPLFNELLIGTDMKDRWSRALPKDDTQFARFALDPLVARIAQAAYGGAFDIPAPPRTDLLPLVKYLPPIAAPGTPEGPVSDLLRLNVGVPPTASATASRLGVLGGDPAGFPNGRRVFDDVTDIVLRVAVGGVLSRDAGGNSLNRFPNSRLGDGVNVNDVAYFPSFPYVGYAHDGVNRRHKDPGEAGGGPVQN; from the coding sequence ATGTCCCTTGCCACCCGATCCCGCCTCCTCGTCCTGACCCTGCTTCTGCTGGCGCACGGATCACTGCAGGCCGCCAGCCACCGGGAAGCGCCCCTGACCGCCATCGATCGCACCGCGGATATCACCGACTTCTACGCTTTCGTGAGCTACGACAAGCCCGAAGAAGGGGCGAAGAGAGTCACCTTGATCCTCTGCGTCGACCCGTTCCTCGAGCCCGCGAACGGACCCAATTACTTTCCCTTCGACGACAACATCCTTTACGCGATCCACGTGGACAACAACAACGACGCGGTCGAGGACGTTTCTTTCGAGTTCCGGTTCAAGACCGAGCAGCGGCTTCCCGGCGTCCCGGTGGGCTTCGCGGGCGCCGGAGGCGGCATCGCGGCTCCGTCGAACTCCCCCGCGCCGGTGGCTCCAGGGACCGCCTTGATCCCGCCCGCCATCACCGCCCTGGACGGTCCCGGATCCGAAGGACTGGGCCTCCGGCAGAGCTATTCCGTCAGCATGGTGCTCGGCAGCGGCCGCTCGGCGGTGCGCCTTCCGCTGGGCGGCGCCGGCGGCCGGAGGCTCTATGCCGTTCCCAGCAACGTCGGCCCGCGCACCATGCCCGATTACCCTGCGCTCTTCGCGCAGGGGATCTACGAGCTCGAAGGAGGGGTGAAGGTCTTCGCGGGCACGACGGACGATGCCTTCTGGATCGATCTCGGCGCCGCGTTCGACTCCCTGAACTTCCGCGTGCTCCCGGGGACCGACGTGGAGGGTAACGGCGGCTACGGGTCGACGGGGATTCCCGCCGTGATGACCGATCTGCAGGACCGCGCGGCCGCCAACTTCGTGACCGATTCCGTCTCCGGGTACAACGTGAACACCATCGCCGTCGAGGTTCCCATCCCGCAGCTGACCCGCACGCGGGCCGCGGTGAGCCCGGAGACCGCCGCCGCGACTCTGGGGACCTGGGGCAGCACGTCACGGCCGGCGGTCACCGTTCGATCCAGCTCGAGGCCGGAGGCGGGACATGGAACGTTCAAGCAGGTGCAGCGGATGGGAAACCCGCTCTTCAACGAGCTGCTCATCGGCACCGACATGAAGGACCGATGGAGTCGAGCGCTCCCGAAGGACGACACGCAATTTGCGCGTTTCGCGCTGGATCCGCTGGTCGCGCGAATCGCCCAGGCCGCCTACGGCGGCGCGTTCGACATTCCCGCACCGCCCCGCACCGACCTCCTCCCGCTGGTGAAGTACCTCCCGCCGATCGCCGCGCCCGGGACGCCGGAAGGGCCCGTATCGGATCTCCTGCGCCTGAACGTCGGCGTTCCCCCGACCGCGTCCGCGACCGCCAGCCGCCTTGGAGTGCTCGGCGGCGACCCGGCGGGATTCCCGAACGGACGGAGGGTCTTCGACGACGTCACCGACATCGTGTTGCGGGTCGCGGTGGGCGGCGTGCTTTCACGGGACGCCGGCGGGAATTCCCTGAACCGGTTCCCGAACAGTCGCCTTGGGGACGGTGTCAACGTCAACGACGTCGCTTATTTTCCGAGCTTCCCTTACGTCGGCTACGCGCATGACGGCGTCAACCGCCGCCACAAGGATCCGGGCGAGGCCGGCGGCGGACCGGTCCAGAATTGA